The DNA region ttatattgtttatatgattgcatgtatacatgatttatactgggaatgtaattctcaccggagttatccggctgttgtcttatttgtatgtgtgcatgacaacaggtgggacaggatcagggtcaagaagagaacgaggctggactagatagcgtggagatccgggctcagaaataaattaggagtcagcactgatatgtagttgaacctagttggattattgtagacaatacaggacttgtatgtttatatttaatatgtaagtcagattgatttacataacgtttccgctttgtattttaaaaaaaaaattagaccctgtttattataattgagtaattagtcccaaagatgattaagaatcgaattagcgtccgggtccccacacatgtTTACCGCTACGTCACCGGCCCTCGGTGTTGCTCCGATTGGTAATGTCCGAGGCAACTCGGATGAGTCACACAGCCGAGGGCAGCGAGTCAACTCGGCAGTCAAACATGGTGCTTCTGCGGTCAACGTAGGTCCGAAAGTTGTTGTTACACCTCATGTGTCTTTTAAGGATGTTTTAGCTTCCCTGTCTCCTCGTACGATGAAGAATAGCTTTGATGATGTTCTCAATTCGATGGAAGAGATGCTTGAGCCTTCTTATTTGGATGGAAAACTGGGTATTCTATTCCCAGATAAGGTAATTTATTCCCTTATTGAGCCATTTAAATTTGCATTGTTGGGTAAAATTTCTGGGAATCGGTCTGTGGTCCCCAATTCAATGATATTTGCTGCCTTTGACAAAGTGGGTTTGGTCAGACcgttcaattttaaattttacccCGGGGTTTCATGGTCATTACTCTCACTTGTGAAGAGGATTATGCACTCCTTTGGGCGCATGGTAATATGATGGTTGGATCTCTTGGTATCCGTTTTTCTAAATGGACCCCAGAGTTCAAGTTTCAGGCGGAGTCGCCAGTTGCCCCTGTTTGGGCTTGACTTCCGGAATTACCATTTCATTTATATGAGTAAAAAAAGTCTTTGTGCTATTGCCAAGCTCTTGGGTAAGCCTATCAAAATTGATGACCACACAGCTGAGGTGTCTCGTGGGGCCTTTGCTCGTGTGTGTGTGGAAATTAATGTGTTGGAGCCTCCCGTCAAGCACATTTGGGTGGGCTGGGGTGATCACCTTCAAGAGATTGAGGTTGTGTATGAGAGGATCCCGGCCTATTGCACTGATTGCAAAATGCTGGGACATGCGACGAGTGTTTGTTACTCACGTGGCAAGAATCCCTGGCCGATCAAGGCTAAGTCTTTTGGTCCAGTCCCTCCGTCACAGACGGCTGCTTCGGGTCAGTCACCCCATGAGGGTGTCATTTCTGGTGAAGTTCAGGGTCCTCAAGGTCCCAATGCTTAGACTTTTGTTGGTCCTAAGCGTCGTAGAAGGAGACGGCAAGTGCGTCGAGTTCCACCCGCTGCTATTCCCCCTCTAGGGCAGGTTCTTTCACAGTCGAAGAGTACTTCGAATGCTTTTGATGTACTTTCTCCTTGGCAGAAGGAAGCGCAGCTTTTTGATACTAGTGCGTTAGTTGGTACCACCTCTGATTTTGTGCCCCACTTGGGGGATGTGGGTGTTGTTATCACCAGGGGTGCTTCTTTGGAGCAAGCCCCATCCGTGGGTATGGATCATGTAGGTTTGAGTTCACCCACCGTTGCAGTTTCCCCGTTGGAATTAGGTGGTGTGTCATCCCAGTCTGGGGCTAAGGATTCGGAGGAGGATGATGTCATTCCTTTTGAAGATTGTGCGGAGGTTTTGGGGTCTCCGCATGCTGGTATTGACACGGTGTTTACTGAACCCGTGATTTGTTTGGAGAATCATAGTTGTCACTCAATCCCTTCTGATCCTCCGTCCCCTGACGATGTGTCCTCTTTGTTTGTTCAGCTGGTTGATAGGCAGGGTTCTCCTGCTTGTGAGAGGGTTGCCCGTGAGAGGTTTGTTGAGGATCATGACCAGGGTTTTGATAAACATTCTGAGCCGGGTGATGGCCGTGCGTCTGAGGACGGCGTACTGGATTCAGATATGCCAGATGTTAAGaaaaagaaggggagggatgaTCTCCCTAGGTCGCTTAGGAAGCGATCGGGCATCTCTGCTGCCCGTTAATCATGAATTTCCTAATCTGGAATATCCGAGGGCTTCGGGGTTCGGAGTCCCAACAGAGGCTTCATGCTTTTGATAAGTAGAAACAGATTAAGGTTTTGACTGTTTTGGAGCCGATGATCAATTTAGATCAGAGATTCATGACTCATCGTCTTGGTTTTCTCAagtcatttcgaatctttctGGCCACATTTGGGtgttttttgctgctgatgtcCAGGCTGAGTGTGtccttgatcatgctcagttccttcacatcAAGGTTTCTGCTCCTTCTTTACCCACATCTGgtttttgttcttttgtttat from Primulina tabacum isolate GXHZ01 chromosome 14, ASM2559414v2, whole genome shotgun sequence includes:
- the LOC142524032 gene encoding uncharacterized protein LOC142524032, whose translation is MFTATSPALGVAPIGNVRGNSDESHSRGQRVNSAVKHGASAVNVGPKVVVTPHVSFKDVLASLSPRTMKNSFDDVLNSMEEMLEPSYLDGKLGILFPDKSSSFRRSRQLPLFGLDFRNYHFIYMSKKSLCAIAKLLGKPIKIDDHTAEVSRGAFARVCVEINVLEPPVKHIWVGWGDHLQEIEVVYERIPAYCTDCKMLGHATSVCYSRGKNPWPIKAKSFGPVPPSQTAASGQSPHEGVISGEVQGPQGQVLSQSKSTSNAFDVLSPWQKEAQLFDTSALVGTTSDFVPHLGDVGVVITRGASLEQAPSVGMDHVGLSSPTVAVSPLELGGVSSQSGAKDSEEDDVIPFEDCAEVLGSPHAGIDTVFTEPVICLENHSCHSIPSDPPSPDDVSSLFVQLVDRQGSPACERVARERFVEDHDQGFDKHSEPGDGRASEDGVLDSDMPDVKKKKGRDDLPRSEIHDSSSWFSQVISNLSGHIWVFFAADVQAECVLDHAQFLHIKVSAPSLPTSGFCSFVYAICDYIERRDLWTSLLHVKPVLGPWMVGGDFNVFRDSSECLGTRGGSSIRVEHLSRTVSDHCSLLVNTPVFARGPSSFRFQRMWLRHHGFLQTVRLNWNLPCSLIGMSRLFVKLKQLKHHLKWWNRDVFGNIFDKLTENLLIGDTFVLDRPDFSGFTSVISDEENNEIAVIPSLEEVRATVFSISPDSVAGPNGFSSAFFQHCWEIVHQDVLDAVLDFFRGSPMPHSFTATTITLIPKAEGAHAWYRSGCDLLISHLAYADDIIIFANGGYRGMQSLLDSLHHYENCSGQLVNAVKNSLILPPRCSARLRSRLLRSTGFTEGQLPLKYLGFPLFRGNSTCSLFEPLLQSVRKRLEGWDIRNLSSASRMTLIRSVLLSMSIYLFQVVQPPLAVLEKLEIAFNSFLWGSRPLEKKWHWARWSRACLPVAEGGLGFRRLKDLVDSFSIKL